From the Desulfosarcina sp. BuS5 genome, one window contains:
- a CDS encoding hybrid sensor histidine kinase/response regulator, which translates to MTYITYILKGGPNPEQANYGDLDTPDLIHDVHQKNKNPLDVLNEMQQCGDILESKIDVEAVGDLEEGEPSTRLPFLVLFATILKPDDINALFEIDEEHIYLLAEDLTIRPLSEPEPAEQEEVPPVIQAEPAPVEAAKEAEPAIVVKAVKKVEPASGKAPQKKKAVPPKNPVVADTSLRVHVSLLDSLMTLAGELVLSRNQLLQSGAADDKSGLESACQRIDMITSELQEAIMKTRMQAVGNVFSKFPRVVRDLARNLGKEIELEVEGQEVELDKTIIEGIGDPLTHLVRNSVDHGIETPDVRRKAGKETTGRVELRAFHEAGQVNIEIRDDGKGLDGNKLAGLAIDKGLLTEDQATAMSDKEKMNLIFMPGFSTAKEVTDVSGRGVGMDVVKTNLDKLGGVVDIDSEVGKGTIIRIKLPLTLAIIPSQLISAGGERYAIPQVNMEELLRIPAAQVKDRIEKVGDAEVVRLRGNLLPLIKLADVIGIESIYTDSADGLEMPDRRQNIADRRSKKSPEYSETSPDEIVDQNNQPISRASSDRRYHADSALNIVVVSTGTMKYGLVVDSLHDSEEIVVKPLGRHLKHCKGYAGATIMGDGRVALILDVAGLSRMAELNSVEVAERASEVHEEELKTGKDIQSLLMFRNAEDEQFSVPLGLVSRIEKIKRDTIEEVGGKRVMQYREMSLPLLSIEDVAAVKPVADIENLLVIVFTIAGKEMGLLATSPVDAADVAAAFDDSTLKQTGIMGSAIIDGCTTQMVDIFELVETMHPEWFEEREVVQTEAGEAATILYAEDSNFFRTQVKGFLKEEGYNVTEAEDGEIAWNLLCERGKEIDLVVTDIEMPNMNGFEFAKKIKQDERFKHLPVIAMTTLAGEEDIAKGREIGIDAYQIKLDKEQLLESIHGYLSK; encoded by the coding sequence TTGACATACATAACTTATATTCTGAAGGGGGGGCCAAATCCTGAGCAAGCTAATTATGGGGATTTAGACACCCCAGACCTGATTCATGATGTTCACCAAAAGAACAAGAATCCTCTTGATGTGCTGAATGAAATGCAACAGTGCGGTGATATTTTAGAGAGCAAGATAGATGTGGAAGCAGTCGGGGATCTTGAAGAGGGTGAACCTTCCACCCGTCTTCCGTTTCTGGTTCTATTTGCCACTATTTTGAAACCAGACGATATTAACGCGCTGTTTGAAATAGATGAAGAACATATCTATCTCCTTGCCGAAGACCTGACCATAAGGCCGCTGTCTGAACCAGAACCTGCTGAGCAGGAAGAAGTTCCGCCTGTGATTCAGGCTGAACCTGCGCCTGTAGAAGCTGCCAAAGAAGCTGAACCTGCGATCGTAGTAAAAGCAGTAAAAAAAGTTGAACCTGCGTCTGGAAAAGCTCCTCAAAAAAAGAAAGCCGTTCCTCCCAAAAATCCAGTTGTGGCTGATACCAGTCTCAGGGTTCATGTCAGCCTGCTCGATTCTTTAATGACCCTGGCAGGAGAACTTGTACTCAGCCGAAACCAGTTGCTCCAGTCCGGGGCGGCAGATGATAAAAGTGGCCTGGAGAGTGCCTGTCAGAGGATTGATATGATTACTTCCGAACTCCAGGAAGCCATCATGAAAACCAGGATGCAGGCAGTGGGCAATGTTTTCAGCAAGTTTCCAAGAGTCGTGCGAGATCTGGCAAGAAACCTGGGCAAAGAAATAGAGCTGGAAGTCGAAGGGCAAGAGGTTGAACTTGATAAAACCATCATCGAGGGGATCGGAGATCCTCTGACTCATCTGGTCAGAAATTCTGTTGATCACGGGATTGAAACTCCGGATGTGCGCCGTAAGGCAGGTAAGGAAACTACCGGCAGGGTAGAATTAAGAGCCTTTCACGAAGCCGGACAGGTCAACATCGAGATCCGGGATGACGGCAAAGGGCTGGACGGGAATAAGCTGGCCGGATTGGCAATTGATAAAGGTCTCTTAACAGAAGATCAGGCGACCGCCATGTCGGATAAGGAAAAAATGAATCTGATTTTTATGCCGGGATTTTCAACAGCAAAAGAAGTAACAGATGTCTCCGGACGCGGAGTAGGCATGGACGTGGTCAAGACCAATCTAGATAAACTTGGCGGTGTAGTCGATATTGATTCTGAAGTCGGCAAAGGGACAATCATCAGGATCAAGCTCCCGCTTACTCTGGCGATTATTCCCAGCCAGTTGATCAGCGCCGGAGGAGAGCGCTATGCCATTCCCCAGGTAAATATGGAGGAGCTTTTAAGGATTCCGGCGGCCCAGGTTAAAGACCGGATAGAGAAAGTGGGCGATGCCGAGGTGGTGCGCCTGCGCGGCAACTTGCTGCCACTGATCAAACTGGCCGATGTAATAGGCATAGAGTCAATTTATACTGATTCTGCAGACGGGCTTGAGATGCCTGACCGCAGACAAAATATAGCCGACCGGAGATCAAAAAAGAGTCCTGAATATTCTGAAACCAGCCCTGACGAAATAGTTGATCAGAACAACCAGCCAATCTCCAGAGCTTCGAGCGATCGCCGCTATCATGCCGACAGCGCTTTGAATATTGTCGTGGTCTCCACCGGAACCATGAAATACGGGCTTGTGGTGGACAGTCTGCACGATTCCGAAGAGATAGTTGTCAAGCCGCTTGGACGGCATTTGAAACATTGCAAGGGCTATGCCGGGGCTACAATCATGGGCGACGGACGGGTTGCCTTGATCCTTGATGTAGCAGGACTTTCCAGGATGGCGGAGCTGAATTCCGTGGAAGTGGCAGAGCGGGCATCCGAAGTGCATGAGGAGGAGTTGAAAACAGGTAAAGATATTCAATCCCTGCTTATGTTCAGGAACGCGGAGGATGAGCAGTTTTCCGTGCCACTGGGTCTTGTCTCCCGCATAGAAAAGATTAAACGGGATACCATTGAAGAAGTGGGCGGCAAAAGGGTGATGCAATACAGGGAGATGAGCCTGCCGCTTTTATCCATAGAAGATGTGGCCGCAGTCAAGCCTGTTGCGGATATCGAGAACCTGCTGGTGATTGTATTTACCATAGCGGGCAAAGAGATGGGACTTCTGGCCACCAGTCCGGTTGATGCTGCTGATGTTGCCGCTGCTTTTGATGACAGCACCCTGAAACAGACCGGTATCATGGGCTCGGCTATTATCGACGGCTGCACAACCCAGATGGTTGATATCTTTGAACTTGTTGAGACCATGCATCCTGAATGGTTTGAAGAACGTGAAGTTGTTCAAACTGAAGCCGGCGAAGCCGCCACCATTCTATATGCCGAGGATTCAAATTTTTTCCGAACCCAGGTAAAGGGTTTTCTGAAAGAGGAAGGCTATAATGTAACCGAAGCGGAAGACGGTGAAATAGCCTGGAACCTGCTTTGCGAACGCGGCAAAGAGATAGACCTGGTTGTAACGGATATTGAAATGCCGAATATGAATGGTTTTGAGTTTGCAAAAAAAATCAAACAGGATGAACGTTTTAAGCATCTCCCGGTTATCGCCATGACAACCCTGGCCGGTGAGGAGGATATCGCCAAAGGACGGGAAATCGGAATTGACGCTTACCAGATTAAACTGGACAAGGAACAATTGCTGGAAAGTATTCATGGTTACTTGAGTAAATAA
- a CDS encoding methyl-accepting chemotaxis protein: protein MLTYLKNIKIQKKFIVLGCCFILSSLISIIGMREIALTTFMQKLERDHAVTSMFFEFRIKEYHYLLDKDQPESINNLKELANKRSDVYGEMGLLQLLDEIKKQPVAILAQTNGIEKIIFRILGLGEAFNLCEQDIKNCNNLIEMIRQFQNGSLETNRYMEDLKSFGNPMLEKGDQFAGIMVKSALLVKNWIIAINIMIAFVVVGLLFVVSKMIIGPIMEITGVSRKVAKGDLSLSVKFTSKDELGELSKSFNTLVGNTCQLIEGIASRAESLSSSSTELSAISQQMSAGSEQTSGKSNTVAAAAEEMNSNMTSVAAATEQASTNVSMVATATEEMTSTISEIAQNSEKARCITNEAVAQAKSASNRVDKLGKAADEIGKVTEAITEISEQTNLLALNATIEAARAGEAGKGFAVVATEIKELAKQTAAATLEIKEKIGGIQDSTAGTVTEIEQISKVINDVNEIVATIATAVEEQSATSREIAGNIAQASQGIQEVTENVAQSSSVSGEIAKDISEVNQSASEMSNSSSQVNMSADYLAGLSDKLKEMVGQFKV, encoded by the coding sequence ATGTTGACGTATCTAAAAAATATAAAAATACAGAAAAAATTTATTGTTTTGGGGTGTTGTTTTATACTGTCTTCACTGATCTCAATTATAGGCATGCGGGAGATAGCCTTGACTACGTTTATGCAGAAACTTGAAAGAGATCATGCTGTGACAAGCATGTTTTTTGAGTTTCGGATAAAAGAATATCATTATCTTCTGGATAAAGATCAACCTGAATCAATTAATAATTTAAAAGAATTGGCGAATAAAAGAAGTGATGTTTATGGTGAAATGGGTTTATTGCAACTGCTGGATGAGATCAAAAAGCAGCCTGTTGCAATTCTGGCTCAAACAAATGGAATAGAAAAAATCATATTCCGTATATTAGGTTTAGGAGAAGCTTTTAATCTATGTGAGCAGGATATAAAAAACTGCAATAATTTAATTGAAATGATTAGGCAGTTTCAAAATGGCAGCCTTGAAACAAATCGTTATATGGAAGATCTGAAATCTTTTGGTAATCCAATGCTGGAAAAAGGTGATCAGTTTGCTGGTATTATGGTAAAATCAGCTTTACTTGTGAAAAATTGGATAATTGCAATTAACATAATGATTGCCTTTGTTGTAGTTGGTCTGCTGTTTGTTGTTTCAAAAATGATTATTGGCCCGATTATGGAAATAACAGGTGTTTCCAGGAAGGTAGCCAAAGGTGATTTATCCCTGTCTGTAAAATTTACCAGCAAGGATGAACTGGGAGAATTATCTAAATCTTTTAATACTCTGGTGGGAAATACCTGTCAACTTATAGAAGGTATTGCTTCAAGAGCGGAAAGCCTCTCATCCTCTTCCACTGAACTTTCAGCTATTTCCCAGCAAATGTCGGCCGGTTCCGAGCAAACATCGGGCAAATCAAACACAGTTGCGGCGGCAGCCGAAGAGATGAATTCGAATATGACATCTGTAGCTGCAGCCACGGAACAGGCATCAACCAATGTCAGCATGGTTGCGACCGCGACAGAGGAAATGACCTCGACGATCAGCGAGATTGCCCAAAACTCCGAAAAGGCGCGCTGTATCACAAATGAAGCGGTTGCCCAGGCAAAAAGCGCTTCAAACAGGGTGGATAAACTCGGAAAAGCGGCGGATGAAATAGGAAAGGTAACAGAGGCCATTACCGAAATTTCCGAACAGACCAATCTTCTGGCTTTAAATGCCACTATTGAAGCTGCACGCGCCGGAGAAGCCGGCAAAGGCTTTGCCGTGGTTGCCACCGAAATAAAGGAGCTGGCAAAACAGACGGCCGCAGCCACATTAGAAATCAAAGAGAAGATCGGTGGAATCCAGGATTCGACGGCAGGAACCGTGACAGAGATCGAACAGATTTCAAAGGTTATAAATGATGTTAATGAGATTGTCGCCACCATTGCAACGGCAGTGGAAGAGCAGTCCGCCACCAGCCGGGAAATCGCCGGAAATATTGCCCAGGCATCCCAGGGCATCCAGGAAGTAACCGAAAACGTGGCTCAAAGTTCCAGCGTTTCCGGGGAGATAGCAAAAGATATTTCAGAAGTCAATCAATCTGCGAGTGAAATGTCAAACAGCAGCTCCCAGGTAAATATGAGCGCTGACTATCTTGCAGGATTATCTGATAAATTAAAGGAGATGGTGGGGCAGTTTAAGGTATAG
- a CDS encoding PIN domain-containing protein, translating to MKKYIIDTNALISFVTDRNQEQQVKIDKLFNDAARLRIMVLCPQNVLTEFVYVMDTVYQIPKSEISKIVRDFIDMPGIEVVHDLNMKTLISYWPEVFKDYGDAIIATLCKNTKGSLIVTFDRKFRAKLKKIGLST from the coding sequence GTGAAAAAATATATTATAGATACAAATGCGCTGATATCTTTTGTTACGGATAGAAACCAGGAACAGCAGGTAAAAATAGATAAGCTCTTTAATGATGCTGCCCGTCTAAGAATTATGGTGCTTTGCCCACAAAATGTTTTGACTGAGTTTGTTTATGTAATGGATACAGTTTATCAAATCCCAAAATCTGAAATAAGCAAAATAGTTCGGGATTTTATCGATATGCCGGGTATTGAAGTGGTTCATGATCTTAACATGAAAACCCTTATATCCTATTGGCCTGAGGTTTTTAAAGATTATGGTGACGCTATCATCGCAACGCTTTGTAAAAATACCAAAGGGTCTTTAATTGTAACATTTGATCGTAAATTCAGGGCAAAATTGAAAAAAATAGGTCTATCCACCTGA
- the pheS gene encoding phenylalanine--tRNA ligase subunit alpha: MKYNIDQIKENALQELESADSKKSLESLFVKYLGRKGRVTQFLRNISNLPPGERPEAGKKANLAKKSLDAAFQKKRRDIESKALQTEDRIDVSLPGRSPATGSLHPITRITDRICDIFVRFGFDIAEGPEVETDYYNFEALNIQKNHPARDMQDTFYISDNIVLRTHTSPIQVRIMEQQAPPVRIIAPGKVYRCDSDLTHTPMFHQVEGLMVDKKATFGDLKGMLTLFIHQIFDDKISLRFRPSFFPFTEPSAEVDILCVICRGKGCRVCSGTGWLEVLGCGMVHPAVFENAGYDTDLYKGFAFGMGIERIAMLKYRIDDIRKYFENDLRFLRQF; encoded by the coding sequence GTGAAATATAATATTGACCAAATAAAAGAAAACGCTTTACAGGAACTGGAATCGGCCGACAGCAAAAAGAGCCTGGAATCTCTCTTTGTAAAATATCTCGGCCGAAAGGGACGTGTAACCCAATTTTTAAGAAATATTTCAAATCTTCCTCCGGGCGAAAGGCCGGAAGCCGGAAAAAAGGCCAACCTTGCGAAGAAGAGTCTGGACGCAGCCTTCCAAAAAAAGCGCCGGGATATCGAAAGCAAAGCTCTTCAAACAGAAGATCGCATCGATGTTTCACTTCCCGGCAGATCGCCTGCCACAGGTTCCCTGCATCCGATTACCCGGATCACAGACCGTATTTGTGATATTTTCGTCAGATTCGGTTTTGATATTGCGGAGGGGCCGGAGGTAGAGACTGATTATTATAATTTTGAAGCGCTGAACATTCAAAAAAATCATCCTGCCAGGGACATGCAGGACACCTTTTATATATCGGATAATATTGTTCTCAGAACACATACTTCCCCGATCCAGGTAAGAATAATGGAGCAGCAGGCTCCCCCGGTCAGAATCATTGCGCCGGGAAAAGTCTACCGGTGCGATTCCGATCTGACCCATACTCCAATGTTTCACCAGGTGGAGGGTTTGATGGTTGATAAAAAGGCCACATTCGGCGACCTTAAAGGAATGCTTACTCTTTTTATTCATCAGATATTTGATGATAAGATATCATTAAGGTTCCGCCCCAGTTTCTTCCCTTTTACAGAGCCGAGCGCAGAAGTCGATATCCTTTGTGTAATCTGTCGGGGCAAAGGGTGCAGGGTCTGTTCAGGAACAGGCTGGCTGGAAGTTCTCGGCTGCGGTATGGTACACCCGGCGGTCTTTGAAAATGCAGGCTACGATACCGATTTATATAAAGGATTCGCATTCGGAATGGGTATAGAACGGATCGCCATGCTGAAATACAGGATTGACGATATCAGAAAATATTTTGAAAATGATCTCAGGTTTTTAAGGCAATTCTAA
- a CDS encoding STAS domain-containing protein, producing MGGTAAKTVTPGMDIVASMAEEFRAELLKSVEGGVKELTADLDGVRMVDSVGLGVLIAAHNSLQKNDGVFIVINASEDIYKLFKVMRLDRHFEVKMAE from the coding sequence ATGGGCGGAACAGCAGCAAAAACAGTTACACCGGGTATGGATATTGTGGCATCCATGGCGGAAGAATTCAGAGCTGAACTTCTTAAGTCCGTTGAAGGGGGCGTCAAGGAATTGACTGCAGACCTTGATGGTGTCAGGATGGTCGATTCGGTTGGGCTGGGGGTTTTGATCGCTGCTCATAACAGCTTGCAAAAGAATGATGGAGTATTCATCGTAATCAATGCTTCGGAAGATATTTATAAACTGTTTAAGGTTATGCGGCTTGATCGGCATTTTGAAGTTAAAATGGCTGAATGA
- the rpmI gene encoding 50S ribosomal protein L35 → MPKIKTNRSAAKRFRKTGTGKIAFSKSHSNHILTKKTTKRKRSLRKGQIASKSDMREIRLLLPNR, encoded by the coding sequence ATGCCGAAAATAAAGACAAACAGATCAGCCGCAAAGCGTTTCCGGAAAACAGGCACCGGGAAAATAGCTTTTTCAAAATCACATTCCAACCATATTTTAACAAAAAAGACAACCAAGAGAAAAAGATCTTTAAGAAAAGGACAAATTGCTTCTAAAAGTGATATGAGAGAAATAAGACTGCTTTTACCTAACAGGTAG
- a CDS encoding AbrB/MazE/SpoVT family DNA-binding domain-containing protein: protein MQSVITSKFQTTIPKGVRENLKLTVKDTLEWKIEHGKIVVIPVQKRFLNYKNSIKTGAGKIEEDIILSHDKRMEKYL, encoded by the coding sequence ATGCAATCGGTCATTACTTCAAAGTTTCAAACCACTATTCCGAAAGGAGTACGAGAAAACCTTAAGCTTACTGTTAAAGATACTCTGGAATGGAAAATCGAGCACGGCAAGATAGTTGTAATTCCTGTTCAAAAAAGATTTTTAAACTATAAAAATTCGATAAAAACAGGTGCTGGTAAAATTGAAGAAGATATCATATTATCTCATGATAAACGGATGGAAAAATATCTGTGA
- a CDS encoding nucleoside deaminase yields MTDLDDNFFMKKALQLAKEALSYGEFPVGAVMVYENEIIATGYRKGTSGGTTNEIDHAEMICLRDSVDLGRSIDRLKTTLFCTLEPCLMCFGAIILSRTGRIVYAYEDIMGGGANCNLSKLRPLYKQSTISIVPGILREESLKLFKAFFSNPKNNYWKESLLSKYTLQQ; encoded by the coding sequence ATGACCGATTTAGATGATAATTTCTTTATGAAAAAAGCTCTGCAACTTGCGAAAGAAGCGCTCTCATATGGCGAATTCCCGGTAGGGGCAGTGATGGTGTATGAGAACGAAATAATTGCAACAGGTTATAGAAAAGGCACATCAGGAGGAACGACTAATGAAATAGATCATGCCGAGATGATATGTTTAAGAGATTCTGTTGATCTTGGCCGGAGCATAGATAGACTCAAAACAACTCTTTTCTGCACACTTGAGCCATGCCTCATGTGCTTCGGTGCAATTATATTAAGTAGAACAGGCCGAATAGTCTATGCTTATGAGGATATAATGGGCGGCGGCGCAAACTGCAATCTCAGTAAACTCCGGCCTCTTTATAAACAAAGTACGATTTCTATAGTTCCGGGGATATTGCGTGAGGAGAGCCTGAAACTCTTTAAAGCCTTTTTCTCAAACCCCAAAAATAATTATTGGAAAGAGAGTCTCCTCTCCAAATATACACTCCAACAGTAA
- the infC gene encoding translation initiation factor IF-3 yields MAIHRKFLKSNKKDRTFINRDIRAKEVRVIDPEGNQSGILQIHQALAMANDHGLDLVEVSPNARPPVCKIMDYGRYKYEQTKKKQEAKKKQSTVQVKEIKVRPKTGEHDLQTKIGHITKFIGNKDKVKVTVMFRGREITLSQQGRDVLSKIAESVNEIATVESYPKFEGRTMIMILAPK; encoded by the coding sequence ATAGCTATACACAGAAAATTTTTAAAATCCAATAAAAAGGATAGAACTTTTATTAATCGGGACATAAGAGCTAAAGAAGTTCGCGTTATTGATCCCGAAGGAAACCAGTCGGGTATATTGCAAATCCACCAGGCGCTTGCAATGGCCAATGACCACGGGCTTGACCTTGTGGAGGTCTCTCCCAATGCCAGGCCGCCTGTTTGCAAAATAATGGATTATGGTCGTTATAAATATGAACAGACCAAAAAAAAACAGGAAGCAAAAAAAAAACAGAGCACAGTCCAGGTCAAAGAGATAAAGGTTCGTCCCAAAACAGGCGAGCATGATTTGCAGACCAAGATAGGCCATATAACAAAATTTATAGGCAACAAGGATAAGGTAAAGGTTACAGTCATGTTTCGGGGACGCGAAATAACACTTTCCCAGCAGGGAAGGGATGTGTTAAGCAAAATTGCCGAGAGTGTAAACGAAATCGCAACAGTGGAATCATACCCTAAATTTGAAGGCCGGACAATGATTATGATACTGGCTCCCAAATAG
- the rplT gene encoding 50S ribosomal protein L20, with protein sequence MRVKRGYKARQRRQKILKLAKGFRGGRSKLYRTAADAVDKALMYAYRDRKVKKREFRKLWIARINAAARLNNLSYSKFMHGLKLADIELDRKVLADLAISDPPGFAQLATTASMQL encoded by the coding sequence ATGCGTGTAAAAAGAGGTTATAAAGCAAGACAACGCAGACAAAAAATTTTAAAGCTTGCAAAAGGATTCCGCGGGGGCCGCAGCAAGCTCTACCGAACTGCCGCAGATGCAGTAGACAAAGCGCTTATGTACGCTTATCGTGATCGAAAGGTCAAAAAACGGGAGTTCCGTAAGCTATGGATTGCAAGAATAAATGCAGCAGCACGTTTGAATAATCTTTCTTACAGTAAATTCATGCATGGGCTGAAACTTGCGGACATTGAACTTGACCGCAAAGTTCTCGCAGATTTGGCTATATCCGATCCCCCAGGCTTCGCACAACTGGCAACAACGGCATCCATGCAGCTTTAA
- a CDS encoding Hpt domain-containing protein has protein sequence MSIENDETLQIYIEESLEHLADIENDFLAIEENGADIDEDMVNKVYRAAHSIKGGAGFMGLTNIKDLTHEMENILGKIRSREMIPNPEIINILLLASDALRNLINDVFNSNDIDISEHLDALRGILAGSLPEEEKESVENIVDISFPNGRSVFSVTEYGIAAPRKEGKFIYLVEYDLIWGVQKLSFVATFFAQLLALS, from the coding sequence ATGAGCATTGAAAATGATGAAACCCTGCAGATTTATATTGAAGAATCTCTGGAACATCTGGCGGACATAGAAAATGATTTCCTTGCCATAGAGGAGAACGGTGCTGATATAGATGAAGATATGGTTAACAAGGTTTATCGCGCCGCACATTCCATTAAGGGCGGGGCAGGTTTTATGGGGCTGACCAATATCAAGGATCTGACCCATGAGATGGAGAATATTTTGGGCAAGATCAGGAGCCGCGAGATGATCCCCAACCCTGAGATTATTAATATTCTGCTGCTGGCCTCCGATGCTTTGCGAAACCTGATCAATGATGTGTTTAATAGCAATGATATAGATATCTCGGAACATCTTGATGCGCTCAGGGGCATTCTTGCAGGCTCTTTGCCTGAAGAAGAAAAGGAGAGCGTGGAGAATATTGTGGATATATCTTTTCCGAATGGGAGAAGCGTTTTTAGTGTTACTGAATATGGGATTGCGGCTCCCCGGAAGGAAGGCAAGTTTATATACCTGGTTGAATATGACCTGATTTGGGGTGTCCAAAAACTCAGTTTTGTGGCTACTTTTTTTGCTCAACTTTTGGCCCTATCATGA
- a CDS encoding ATP-binding protein — protein MEDNGPGFDWQGRLKKERPGRDVSGRGLYIMKTYCDEILYNEAGNRLTLMKKIEQKQ, from the coding sequence ATTGAAGATAATGGCCCGGGCTTTGACTGGCAAGGCCGCCTGAAAAAGGAACGGCCGGGCAGAGATGTTTCCGGCAGAGGTTTGTATATCATGAAAACCTATTGTGATGAAATTTTATATAATGAAGCAGGCAACAGGTTGACACTTATGAAAAAAATTGAACAAAAACAATAA